The following proteins are co-located in the Ornithodoros turicata isolate Travis unplaced genomic scaffold, ASM3712646v1 Chromosome16, whole genome shotgun sequence genome:
- the LOC135372674 gene encoding uncharacterized protein LOC135372674, which yields MMKWRWFHARGYLEVFASGQDSPQTKFRAMIKKGSLPGHSYDNYKVDMKGIFPTYEKARENLAVSEYTSDFSGAKELPPKRIRRARTFDSDEDDAFPAVPDSFAKSGYSGKSPSSCQSRRSSTGSNQRSCSPTPSYSKEIPCASSQDARRPGSALTGSCLDTTTRFQESCTQPARGSQPILPSLLDTTIFNEPDDSASQASEIHMEVGNDSNFRARGMSAPTENSSLEQPLPEYGECLLEVLADVIKWFCHSM from the exons ATGATGAAGTGGAGGTGGTTCCATGCACGTGGATATCTGGAAGTTTTTGCAAGTGGCCAAGACTCCCCACAAACAAAGTTTCGTGCCATGATCAAAAAGGGATCTCTCCCAGGCCACAGCTACGACAACTACAAAGTGGACATGAAAGGAATATTCC CAACCTACGAAAAAGCGAGAGAGAATCTGGCAGTCTCTGAGTACACTTCTGACTTCAGCGGTGCAAAGGAGTTACCACCTAAGAGAATACGACGTGCTCGCACATTTGACAGTGACGAAGATGACGCATTCCCTGCTGTACCTGACAGCTTCGCAAAAT CTGGTTATTCTGGGAAATCTCCATCCTCATGCCAGTCCAGGAGGAGTAGCACAG GTTCCAACCAGCGTAGCTGCTCTCCCACACCGTCTTACAGTAAAGAGATACCTTGTGCCTCTTCACAAGATGCACGTCGCCCTGGGTCTGCTTTAACTGGTTCTTGCCTCGACACCACTACGCGATTCCAGGAATCGTGCACCCAACCTGCCAGGGGGAGCC AGCCAATTCTACCAAGCTTGCTGGACACCACTATTTTCAACGAGCCAG ATGATTCAGCATCCCAAGCATCGGAAATTCACATGGAAGTTG GGAATGATTCTAATTTTCGTGCCAGGGGAATGAGCGCACCGACAGAAAATTCATCACTTGAGCAGCCACTGCCAGAgtatggtgagtgccttttggAGGTACTCGCAGATGTCATCAAATGGTTTTGCCATTCTATGTGA